GGAAGTAGTGCTCGACGATGCGGACGTGGCTGTAGCCCAGCGGGTCGGCGAGCGACACCAGGTCGAGGCTCTCGCGGAAATAGGCCTCGGCCGGCTTGTCGTCGGGGCCGACGTCGGGGAAGAACTGGAGGCCGAACTGCATATTAGTAAGTGTACTTACTATCTGCCGCGGGTCAATCGCCGCTCGTCGCCGATATCCACCAGCTTTGCCAGCAGGGCGAGAAGGGTTTTGCGTTCGCGCGCCGCAAGCGGCGCCAGGATGCGGCGCTGGGCGCGGCGCACGGCGGCTTCGGCGGCCGCCAGCAGGCGCGCTCCCCGGGGCGTGAGCGTCAGCACCCGGCTGCGGCGGTCGCGCGTGTCGGGCATGCGGCTCAGCAGACGCCGGCGCGCCAGCCGCACCACGACGTCCCCGATCGTGGCGCGATCGAGCGCGGCCAGCCCGGCCAGCGTCGACTGGTCGATGCCGGGCCTCGCCGCCAGCACCGAAAGCACGGCGTACTGGATCGGGGTGATGTCGTGCGCCGCGCACTCCTCCATGAAGACGGCGACGGCGATCTGCTGGCTGCGGCGGACGAGGTGGCCGGGCTTGCCGTGGAGACTTCGCAGGCTCATGCGCCCACAAGCCGCGCGCGGCCGCTTCCGTCAAGCGGGCGATCACGGTTGATCGTCCGGGCGTGGCAGGGGCACCCTGCGGTCATGGACGAGGAGGAGGCCCGGCCGCCGGCCTACAGCCCCGCCGTGCACGACCTCGTGCGCGCCACCCTGCGCTCGGCCCGCGCCGAGCTGCTGGCCAGCCGTGAGCTGGTGCTGGGAGGCCGCGAGCCCGTGGGTATCCACCGCAGCCGGGTGGCCCTGCGCCGCCTGCGCGCCGCCCTGACGCTGTTTCGCGAGCCGCTGGTCGGCGACCCGGTGCTTGGGCTGCGCGAGGATGCCAAGCGGCTGGCCACCGCCTGCGGGCCGACCCGGGATATCGATGTCCTGCTGGCCGGCGAGTTCGCCCGCGCCGTGACGGCGCTGGCGCAATTGCCGCGTGCCCCCGGCGATCTGGCCGCGCTGCGCGAAACCGCGCTGCGCCTGCGCCGGACCCGCCACCAGCAGGCGCGGGCGGCCCTGTCGGGCGACGCTTTCGAGGCCTTCGACCGCGCGCTGGGCGAGTGGCTCGACCGGCCCGTGTCGGTCGATCCAACCGCGCAGGACATGACGGGCCCGCTGGCGTTCGCCC
The window above is part of the Alphaproteobacteria bacterium genome. Proteins encoded here:
- a CDS encoding MarR family transcriptional regulator, with translation MSLRSLHGKPGHLVRRSQQIAVAVFMEECAAHDITPIQYAVLSVLAARPGIDQSTLAGLAALDRATIGDVVVRLARRRLLSRMPDTRDRRSRVLTLTPRGARLLAAAEAAVRRAQRRILAPLAARERKTLLALLAKLVDIGDERRLTRGR
- a CDS encoding CHAD domain-containing protein codes for the protein MDEEEARPPAYSPAVHDLVRATLRSARAELLASRELVLGGREPVGIHRSRVALRRLRAALTLFREPLVGDPVLGLREDAKRLATACGPTRDIDVLLAGEFARAVTALAQLPRAPGDLAALRETALRLRRTRHQQARAALSGDAFEAFDRALGEWLDRPVSVDPTAQDMTGPLAFARERLRRRHKRIAKRLKALDELPAEARHILRLEVKKQRYAASFLAPLFDPAAARAYIGAAASLQDSLGLANDRVEAMRVVGEIAEAARPAGRLDWVAGALSGWLSAAPTVEIEDKVARAARRFARVERFWRGGQEDKEQDR